A portion of the Desmodus rotundus isolate HL8 chromosome 8, HLdesRot8A.1, whole genome shotgun sequence genome contains these proteins:
- the CXCR6 gene encoding C-X-C chemokine receptor type 6 yields MATADYYEDYVLFNTSYSSRQEHEQFLQFSKIFLPCMYVAVFICGLVGNSLVLVIYIFYQKLKSLTDVFLMNLPLADLVFVCTLPFWTYASIHEWVFGKIMCKILLGIYTSNFYTAMLILICITVDRFTAVVQATKTYNEKAKWTSWAKVICLSAWVVSLLVSLPQIIYGDVHHLDKRICGYHNAEISTMVLAIQMTLGFFLPLHVMIVCYSVIIKNLLRVRGFHKHKSLKIIFLVVALFLLTQTPFNLVKLIRSTSWEYDTMTSFQYAIVVTEAIAYLRVCLNPVLYGFVGLKFRKNFWKLMKDTGCLPYLGVSGQQNFSENSSKTCSTSHHAEATSMFQL; encoded by the coding sequence ATGGCCACCGCCGACTACTACGAAGACTATGTGCTCTTCAACACTTCCTACAGCAGCAGGCAGGAGCACGAACAGTTCCTGCAGTTCAGCAAGATCTTTCTGCCCTGCATGTATGTGGCAGTGTTCATCTGTGGCCTGGTGGGGAACTCCCTCGTGCTGGTCATATATATTTTCTACCAGAAGCTGAAGAGCCTGACAGACGTGTTCCTGATGAACCTGCCCCTGGCCGACCTGGTGTTCGTCTGCACTCTGCCCTTCTGGACCTACGCAAGCATCCATGAGTGGGTCTTTGGCAAGATCATGTGCAAAATCCTGCTGGGCATCTATACTTCGAACTTCTACACAGCCATGCTCATCCTCATCTGCATCACCGTGGACCGCTTCACTGCGGTGGTTCAGGCCACCAAGACCTACAACGAGAAGGCGAAGTGGACAAGCTGGGCCAAGGTCATCTGCTTGTCTGCCTGGGTGGTCTCCCTGCTGGTTTCCTTGCCACAGATCATCTATGGAGACGTCCACCATTTGGACAAGCGCATCTGTGGCTACCACAATGCAGAGATTTCCACTATGGTTCTTGCCATCCAGATGACCCTGGGGTTCTTCCTGCCACTGCATGTCATGATTGTCTGCTACTCAGTCATCATTAAGAACCTGCTTCGTGTCCGAGGCTTCCACAAACACAAGTCTCTCAAGATCATCTTCCTGGTGGTGGCTCTGTTCCTGCTGACCCAGACGCCCTTCAACCTTGTGAAGCTCATCCGCAGCACGAGCTGGGAGTACGACACCATGACCAGCTTCCAGTATGCCATCGTGGTGACCGAGGCCATCGCCTACCTACGGGTCTGCCTTAACCCTGTGCTCTATGGCTTTGTTGGCCTGAAATTTCGGAAGAACTTCTGGAAGCTCATGAAAGATACTGGCTGCCTCCCTTACCTGGGAGTGTCAGGGCAGCAGAATTTTTCAGAGAACAGTTCCAAGACGTGCTCTACCTCCCACCACGCGGAAGCCACCAGCATGTTCCAGCTGTAG